A stretch of Balearica regulorum gibbericeps isolate bBalReg1 chromosome 28, bBalReg1.pri, whole genome shotgun sequence DNA encodes these proteins:
- the POGZ gene encoding pogo transposable element with ZNF domain isoform X2 — protein MADTDLFMECEEEELEPWQKISDVIEDSVVEDYNSVDKTATAGNPLVQQSGQPLILTQNPTSGLGTMVTQPVLRPVQIMQNANHVTNSPVTSQPIFITTQGFPVRNVRPVQNTMNQVGIVLNVQQGQTVRPITLVPAPGTQFVKPTVGVPQVFSQMAQVRPGTPMPVRPTTNTFTTVIPATLTIRSTVPQSQAQQQSKSTPSTSTTPTATQPPTLGQLTVQQPGQSSQATNPKLVSIASFVTVKRPGVTGENSNEVAKLVNTLNTIPSLGQSPGPLVVSNSSPVHGSQRSSVSESSSSSSSLKVSSSPIPTFDLQDGGRKVCPRCDAQFRVTEALRGHMCYCCPEMVEFLKKRKSLESEPNIQSAKPPSPEKTAAVASPPSSTPIPALSPPAKAPEPSENVVDSSQSKLIMLVDDFYYGRDGGKVSQLLNFPKVPTSFRCPHCTKRLKNNIRFMNHMKHHVELDQQNGEVDVHTICQHCYRQFSTPFQLQCHLENVHSPYESTTKCKICEWAFESEPMFLQHMKDTHKPGEMPYVCQVCQYRSSLYSEVDSHFRMIHEDTRHLLCPYCLKVFKNGNAFQQHFMRHQKSVYHCNKCRLQFLFAKDKIEHKLQHHKTFRKPKQLEGLKPGTKVTIRASRGQPRTVPISSNDMSQGAGQETTPLSSSTDPQPIFLYPPVQRNVQKRAVKKMSVLGRQTCLECSFEIPDFPNHFPTYVHCSLCRYSTCCSRAYANHMINNHVPRKSPKYLALFKNYTACGVKLSCSSCLFVTSEGDAMAKHLVFNPSHEFSNIIFRGPTWMSHSRHVQPQDKSLKNPCPAYSPSKAATVKTKSVLPAKDDLEPELALAAYNRPLLCQEEECLNIDAREDEQPMKEPEPASKKEQLSVKKLRVVLFALCCNTEQAAEHFRNPPRRIKRWLRRFQAFQEENLASLSEGKYLSLEAEEKLAEWVLTQREQQLPVNEETLFQKATKIGRSLEGGFKISYEWAVRFMLRHNLSMHTRRAVAHPLPKDVEDNASCFIEFVQRQIHTQDLPLSMIAAIDEISLFLDVEVLSSDDRKENALQTVGTGEPWCDVVLTILADGSVLPTLVFYRGHVQQPANVPESILLEAKENGYSDDEVMELWSSRVWQKHTECQNSKGMLVLDCHRTHLSEEVLSLLSASSTLPAVVPAGCSSKIQPLDVCIKRTVKNFLHKKWKEQAKEMADSTCDSDILLQLVLCWLAEVLEVISDSPELVQQSFLVASVLPGPDGTANSPTRNADMQEELIASLEEQLKLNDEQPEAAAAEGQDRTQAEESADPEILHQLFEGESETESFYGFEDADLDLMEI, from the exons ATGGCGGACACAGACCTTTTTATGGAatgtgaggaggaggagctggagccaTGGCAGAAAATCAGCGATGTGATTGAAGATTCTGTTGTTGAGGATTATAATTCAGTTGATAAAACTGCTACGG ctggcAATCCTCTTGTTCAGCAAAGTGGACAGCCACTAATCCTTACCCAGAACCCGACCTCGGGTCTGGGCACAATGGTGACTCAGCCAGTATTACGACCTGTACAGATCATGCAGAATGCCAATCATGTCACGAATTCTCCAGTGACCAGCCAGCCCATCTTCATAACGACCCAG GGATTTCCCGTGAGGAATGTGCGGCCTGTACAAAATACAATGAACCAAGTTGGAATCGTTCTGAATGTTCAGCAAGGTCAGACAGTTAGGCCCATCACCCTTGTCCCAG CCCCAGGTACGCAGTTTGTTAAACCAACAGTTGGCGTTCCTCAGGTGTTCTCTCAAATGGCCCAGGTGAGACCAGGTACACCCATGCCGGTCCGACCCACCACCAACACTTTCACTACGGTCATTCCGGCCACGCTCACCATCAGGAGCACTGTACCACAGTCCCAGGCACAACAGCAAAGTAAGTCCACTCCCAGCACCTCCACAACTCCTACTGCAACGCAGCCACCAACACTTGGACAGTTAACtgtgcagcagccagggcagtcCAGTCAAGCTACTAACCCCAAATTAG TGAGTATTGCGAGCTTTGTGACTGTGAAGAGACCTGGAGTGACTGGGGAGAACAGCAACGAGGTGGCTAAGCTAGTGAACACCCTGAACACCATTCCTTCATTAGGGCAGAGCCCTGGCCCGCTGGTGGTTTCCAACAGCAGCCCTGTGCACGGTTCCCAGAGATCTAGTGTTTCGGAGTCGTCGTCATCGTCGTCATCATTAAAAG tcagttcatctcCTATTCCCACGTTTGATTTGCAAGATGGTGGCAGGAAGGTCTGCCCAAGGTGTGACGCTCAGTTTCGAGTCACCGAAGCTTTAAGAGGACATATGTGT tacTGCTGCCCTGAAATGGTTGAATtcctcaagaaaagaaaatctctagAATCTGAACCAAATATTCAGTCTGCAAAGCCTCCATCTCCAGAAAAAACTGCAGCTGTTGCTTCACCACCCTCTTCTACCCCTATCCCTGCACTATCCCCACCTGCTAAAGCTCCAGAGCCAAGTGAAAATGTAGTTGACTCATCCCAAAGTAAGCTCATTATGTTAGTAGATGATTTCTACTATGGCAGAGATGGTGGCAAAGTGAGCCAGCTACTGAACTTCCCCAAGGTTCCAACTTCCTTCAGGTGTCCACACTGCACCAAGAGGCTAAAGAACAACATACG GTTTATGAATCACATGAAGCACCATGTTGAACTGGATCAGCAGAATGGAGAGGTAGATGTCCACACCATCTGTCAGCATTGCTACAGGCAGTTCTCCACTCCGTTTCAGCTACAGTGTCACTTAGAGAATGTCCACAGTCCCTATGAGTCAACAA caAAGTGCAAGATTTGCGAGTGGGCGTTCGAGAGTGAGCCGATGTTCCTACAGCACATGAAGGACACTCACAAGCCTGGGGAGATGCCCTATGTTTGTCAG GTCTGTCAGTATCGTTCATCGCTCTATTCTGAAGTGGATAGCCATTTCCGAATGATCCACGAAGACACGCGGCACCTGCTCTGTCCGTACTGCCTCAAAGTCTTTAAGAACGGCAATGCGTTCCAACAGCACTTCATGAGGCATCAG AAGAGTGTTTATCATTGCAACAAGTGTAGACTCCAGTTCCTGTTTGCCAAGGATAAAATTGAACACAAGCTGCAACACCACAAAACTTTCCGAAAGCCCAAACAATTAGAAGGATTGAAACCCGGAACCAAG GTTACAATCAGGGCGTCTAGAGGACAGCCACGGACAGTACCAATATCGTCAAATGACATGTCGCAGGGCGCTGGACAGGAAACTACTCCGCTGTCGTCTTCTACTGATCCCCAGCCCATCTTCCTGTACCCACCTGTCCAGAGGAACGTCCAGAAGAGAGCAGTCAAAAAAAT GAGCGTCTTGGGCAGACAGACTTGTCTGGAGTGCAGCTTTGAAATCCCTGACTTCCCAAACCACTTTCCCACCTACGTGCACTGTTCGCTATGTCGCTACAGCACTTGCTGCTCCAGAGCTTACGCCAACCACATGATCAA CAACCATGTTCCTCGGAAGAGCCCAAAATACTtggctttgtttaaaaactatACTGCCTG TGGTGTAAAGCTGTCCTGTTCCTCTTGTCTCTTTGTAACATCCGAGGGCGATGCAATGGCCAAACATCTGGTCTTCAATCCGTCACACGAGTTTAGTAACATTATTTTCCGAG GGCCTACTTGGATGTCACATTCCAG GCACGTTCAGCCCCAGGACAAAAGCCTGAAGAATCCATGCCCTGCCTATTCCCCAAGTAAAGCTGCTACTGTGAAAACCAAGTCTGTGTTACCTGCGAAAGATGACCTGGAGCCGGAGCTGGCCCTAGCAGCCTACAACAGACCTCTGCTCTGCCAGGAAGAAGAGTGCTTAAATATTGATGCTCGAGAAGATGAGCAGCCAATGAAGGAGCCGGAACCTGCAAGCAAAAAGGAGCAGCTGTCAGTAAAAAAGCTGCGAGTTGTACTGTTTGCTTTGTGCTGCAACACTGAACAGGCTGCGGAGCACTTCCGAAATCCTCCGAGGCGGATCAAGCGCTGGCTACGAAGGTTTCAAGCTTTCCAAGAAGAGAACTTGGCGTCTCTGTCAGAGGGCAAGTACCTCAGCTTGGAGGCTGAAGAGAAACTAGCGGAATGGGTCCTCACacagagggagcagcagctgcccgtGAACGAGGAGACTCTCTTCCAGAAAGCCACCAAGATTGGCCGATCCCTCGAAGGTGGCTTCAAGATCTCCTACGAGTGGGCGGTGAGGTTCATGCTGCGGCACAACCTCAGCATGCATACGCGAAGGGCGGTGGCTCACCCTCTCCCCAAAGACGTAGAGGACAACGCCAGTTGCTTCATTGAGTTTGTGCAGCGCCAAATCCACACTCAAGACCTGCCTCTCTCCATGATTGCGGCCATCGACgaaatctctctcttcctcGATGTGGAGGTGCTGAGCAGCGATGACCGCAAGGAGAATGCTTTGCAGACGGTGGGAACCGGGGAGCCCTGGTGCGACGTCGTCCTCACCATCCTCGCTGACGGAAGTGTTCTCCCAACGCTGGTCTTCTACAGGGGTCACGTACAGCAGCCCGCCAACGTGCCGGAATCTATCCTGTTGGAAGCGAAGGAGAACGGATACAGCGATGATGAAGTCATGGAGTTGTGGTCGTCCCGAGTGTGGCAGAAGCACACGGAGTGCCAGAACAGCAAGGGCATGCTCGTGCTGGATTGCCACCGAACGCACCTCTCGGAAGAAGTACTTTCCTTGCTGAGTGCGTCCAGCACTCTGCCGGCTGTTGTCCCCGCTGGCTGCAGCTCCAAAATCCAACCTCTAGATGTTTGTATAAAAAGGACTGTGAAAAATTTCTTGCATAAAAAGTGGAAAGAGCAAGCCAAGGAAATGGCGGACTCCACGTGCGACTCGGACATTCTTCTCCAGCTGGTTTTGTGCTGGCTGGCAGAGGTGCTGGAGGTCATCAGTGACTCTCCTGAACTTGTGCAGCAGTCCTTCCTGGTGGCCAGCGTGCTGCCCGGCCCGGACGGCACGGCCAACTCGCCCACGCGCAACGCCGACATGCAGGAGGAGCTGATCGCCTCcctggaggagcagctgaagctGAACGACGAGCAgccggaggcggcggcggccgaggGCCAGGATCGGACCCAGGCCGAGGAGTCTGCAGACCCGGAAATCCTCCATCAGCTGTTTGAAGGGGAGAGCGAGACTGAGTCGTTTTATGGCTTTGAAGACGCTGACTTGGATCTGATGGAAATCTGA
- the POGZ gene encoding pogo transposable element with ZNF domain isoform X3 — MADTDLFMECEEEELEPWQKISDVIEDSVVEDYNSVDKTATAGNPLVQQSGQPLILTQNPTSGLGTMVTQPVLRPVQIMQNANHVTNSPVTSQPIFITTQGFPVRNVRPVQNTMNQVGIVLNVQQGQTVRPITLVPAPGTQFVKPTVGVPQVFSQMAQVRPGTPMPVRPTTNTFTTVIPATLTIRSTVPQSQAQQQMSIASFVTVKRPGVTGENSNEVAKLVNTLNTIPSLGQSPGPLVVSNSSPVHGSQRSSVSESSSSSSSLKVSSSPIPTFDLQDGGRKVCPRCDAQFRVTEALRGHMCYCCPEMVEFLKKRKSLESEPNIQSAKPPSPEKTAAVASPPSSTPIPALSPPAKAPEPSENVVDSSQSKLIMLVDDFYYGRDGGKVSQLLNFPKVPTSFRCPHCTKRLKNNIRFMNHMKHHVELDQQNGEVDVHTICQHCYRQFSTPFQLQCHLENVHSPYESTTKCKICEWAFESEPMFLQHMKDTHKPGEMPYVCQVCQYRSSLYSEVDSHFRMIHEDTRHLLCPYCLKVFKNGNAFQQHFMRHQKKSVYHCNKCRLQFLFAKDKIEHKLQHHKTFRKPKQLEGLKPGTKVTIRASRGQPRTVPISSNDMSQGAGQETTPLSSSTDPQPIFLYPPVQRNVQKRAVKKMSVLGRQTCLECSFEIPDFPNHFPTYVHCSLCRYSTCCSRAYANHMINNHVPRKSPKYLALFKNYTACGVKLSCSSCLFVTSEGDAMAKHLVFNPSHEFSNIIFRGPTWMSHSRHVQPQDKSLKNPCPAYSPSKAATVKTKSVLPAKDDLEPELALAAYNRPLLCQEEECLNIDAREDEQPMKEPEPASKKEQLSVKKLRVVLFALCCNTEQAAEHFRNPPRRIKRWLRRFQAFQEENLASLSEGKYLSLEAEEKLAEWVLTQREQQLPVNEETLFQKATKIGRSLEGGFKISYEWAVRFMLRHNLSMHTRRAVAHPLPKDVEDNASCFIEFVQRQIHTQDLPLSMIAAIDEISLFLDVEVLSSDDRKENALQTVGTGEPWCDVVLTILADGSVLPTLVFYRGHVQQPANVPESILLEAKENGYSDDEVMELWSSRVWQKHTECQNSKGMLVLDCHRTHLSEEVLSLLSASSTLPAVVPAGCSSKIQPLDVCIKRTVKNFLHKKWKEQAKEMADSTCDSDILLQLVLCWLAEVLEVISDSPELVQQSFLVASVLPGPDGTANSPTRNADMQEELIASLEEQLKLNDEQPEAAAAEGQDRTQAEESADPEILHQLFEGESETESFYGFEDADLDLMEI; from the exons ATGGCGGACACAGACCTTTTTATGGAatgtgaggaggaggagctggagccaTGGCAGAAAATCAGCGATGTGATTGAAGATTCTGTTGTTGAGGATTATAATTCAGTTGATAAAACTGCTACGG ctggcAATCCTCTTGTTCAGCAAAGTGGACAGCCACTAATCCTTACCCAGAACCCGACCTCGGGTCTGGGCACAATGGTGACTCAGCCAGTATTACGACCTGTACAGATCATGCAGAATGCCAATCATGTCACGAATTCTCCAGTGACCAGCCAGCCCATCTTCATAACGACCCAG GGATTTCCCGTGAGGAATGTGCGGCCTGTACAAAATACAATGAACCAAGTTGGAATCGTTCTGAATGTTCAGCAAGGTCAGACAGTTAGGCCCATCACCCTTGTCCCAG CCCCAGGTACGCAGTTTGTTAAACCAACAGTTGGCGTTCCTCAGGTGTTCTCTCAAATGGCCCAGGTGAGACCAGGTACACCCATGCCGGTCCGACCCACCACCAACACTTTCACTACGGTCATTCCGGCCACGCTCACCATCAGGAGCACTGTACCACAGTCCCAGGCACAACAGCAAA TGAGTATTGCGAGCTTTGTGACTGTGAAGAGACCTGGAGTGACTGGGGAGAACAGCAACGAGGTGGCTAAGCTAGTGAACACCCTGAACACCATTCCTTCATTAGGGCAGAGCCCTGGCCCGCTGGTGGTTTCCAACAGCAGCCCTGTGCACGGTTCCCAGAGATCTAGTGTTTCGGAGTCGTCGTCATCGTCGTCATCATTAAAAG tcagttcatctcCTATTCCCACGTTTGATTTGCAAGATGGTGGCAGGAAGGTCTGCCCAAGGTGTGACGCTCAGTTTCGAGTCACCGAAGCTTTAAGAGGACATATGTGT tacTGCTGCCCTGAAATGGTTGAATtcctcaagaaaagaaaatctctagAATCTGAACCAAATATTCAGTCTGCAAAGCCTCCATCTCCAGAAAAAACTGCAGCTGTTGCTTCACCACCCTCTTCTACCCCTATCCCTGCACTATCCCCACCTGCTAAAGCTCCAGAGCCAAGTGAAAATGTAGTTGACTCATCCCAAAGTAAGCTCATTATGTTAGTAGATGATTTCTACTATGGCAGAGATGGTGGCAAAGTGAGCCAGCTACTGAACTTCCCCAAGGTTCCAACTTCCTTCAGGTGTCCACACTGCACCAAGAGGCTAAAGAACAACATACG GTTTATGAATCACATGAAGCACCATGTTGAACTGGATCAGCAGAATGGAGAGGTAGATGTCCACACCATCTGTCAGCATTGCTACAGGCAGTTCTCCACTCCGTTTCAGCTACAGTGTCACTTAGAGAATGTCCACAGTCCCTATGAGTCAACAA caAAGTGCAAGATTTGCGAGTGGGCGTTCGAGAGTGAGCCGATGTTCCTACAGCACATGAAGGACACTCACAAGCCTGGGGAGATGCCCTATGTTTGTCAG GTCTGTCAGTATCGTTCATCGCTCTATTCTGAAGTGGATAGCCATTTCCGAATGATCCACGAAGACACGCGGCACCTGCTCTGTCCGTACTGCCTCAAAGTCTTTAAGAACGGCAATGCGTTCCAACAGCACTTCATGAGGCATCAG AAGAAGAGTGTTTATCATTGCAACAAGTGTAGACTCCAGTTCCTGTTTGCCAAGGATAAAATTGAACACAAGCTGCAACACCACAAAACTTTCCGAAAGCCCAAACAATTAGAAGGATTGAAACCCGGAACCAAG GTTACAATCAGGGCGTCTAGAGGACAGCCACGGACAGTACCAATATCGTCAAATGACATGTCGCAGGGCGCTGGACAGGAAACTACTCCGCTGTCGTCTTCTACTGATCCCCAGCCCATCTTCCTGTACCCACCTGTCCAGAGGAACGTCCAGAAGAGAGCAGTCAAAAAAAT GAGCGTCTTGGGCAGACAGACTTGTCTGGAGTGCAGCTTTGAAATCCCTGACTTCCCAAACCACTTTCCCACCTACGTGCACTGTTCGCTATGTCGCTACAGCACTTGCTGCTCCAGAGCTTACGCCAACCACATGATCAA CAACCATGTTCCTCGGAAGAGCCCAAAATACTtggctttgtttaaaaactatACTGCCTG TGGTGTAAAGCTGTCCTGTTCCTCTTGTCTCTTTGTAACATCCGAGGGCGATGCAATGGCCAAACATCTGGTCTTCAATCCGTCACACGAGTTTAGTAACATTATTTTCCGAG GGCCTACTTGGATGTCACATTCCAG GCACGTTCAGCCCCAGGACAAAAGCCTGAAGAATCCATGCCCTGCCTATTCCCCAAGTAAAGCTGCTACTGTGAAAACCAAGTCTGTGTTACCTGCGAAAGATGACCTGGAGCCGGAGCTGGCCCTAGCAGCCTACAACAGACCTCTGCTCTGCCAGGAAGAAGAGTGCTTAAATATTGATGCTCGAGAAGATGAGCAGCCAATGAAGGAGCCGGAACCTGCAAGCAAAAAGGAGCAGCTGTCAGTAAAAAAGCTGCGAGTTGTACTGTTTGCTTTGTGCTGCAACACTGAACAGGCTGCGGAGCACTTCCGAAATCCTCCGAGGCGGATCAAGCGCTGGCTACGAAGGTTTCAAGCTTTCCAAGAAGAGAACTTGGCGTCTCTGTCAGAGGGCAAGTACCTCAGCTTGGAGGCTGAAGAGAAACTAGCGGAATGGGTCCTCACacagagggagcagcagctgcccgtGAACGAGGAGACTCTCTTCCAGAAAGCCACCAAGATTGGCCGATCCCTCGAAGGTGGCTTCAAGATCTCCTACGAGTGGGCGGTGAGGTTCATGCTGCGGCACAACCTCAGCATGCATACGCGAAGGGCGGTGGCTCACCCTCTCCCCAAAGACGTAGAGGACAACGCCAGTTGCTTCATTGAGTTTGTGCAGCGCCAAATCCACACTCAAGACCTGCCTCTCTCCATGATTGCGGCCATCGACgaaatctctctcttcctcGATGTGGAGGTGCTGAGCAGCGATGACCGCAAGGAGAATGCTTTGCAGACGGTGGGAACCGGGGAGCCCTGGTGCGACGTCGTCCTCACCATCCTCGCTGACGGAAGTGTTCTCCCAACGCTGGTCTTCTACAGGGGTCACGTACAGCAGCCCGCCAACGTGCCGGAATCTATCCTGTTGGAAGCGAAGGAGAACGGATACAGCGATGATGAAGTCATGGAGTTGTGGTCGTCCCGAGTGTGGCAGAAGCACACGGAGTGCCAGAACAGCAAGGGCATGCTCGTGCTGGATTGCCACCGAACGCACCTCTCGGAAGAAGTACTTTCCTTGCTGAGTGCGTCCAGCACTCTGCCGGCTGTTGTCCCCGCTGGCTGCAGCTCCAAAATCCAACCTCTAGATGTTTGTATAAAAAGGACTGTGAAAAATTTCTTGCATAAAAAGTGGAAAGAGCAAGCCAAGGAAATGGCGGACTCCACGTGCGACTCGGACATTCTTCTCCAGCTGGTTTTGTGCTGGCTGGCAGAGGTGCTGGAGGTCATCAGTGACTCTCCTGAACTTGTGCAGCAGTCCTTCCTGGTGGCCAGCGTGCTGCCCGGCCCGGACGGCACGGCCAACTCGCCCACGCGCAACGCCGACATGCAGGAGGAGCTGATCGCCTCcctggaggagcagctgaagctGAACGACGAGCAgccggaggcggcggcggccgaggGCCAGGATCGGACCCAGGCCGAGGAGTCTGCAGACCCGGAAATCCTCCATCAGCTGTTTGAAGGGGAGAGCGAGACTGAGTCGTTTTATGGCTTTGAAGACGCTGACTTGGATCTGATGGAAATCTGA